The Nasonia vitripennis strain AsymCx chromosome PSR unlocalized genomic scaffold, Nvit_psr_1.1 chrPSR_random0010, whole genome shotgun sequence genome contains the following window.
TTCCATTAAAACTGTCGAACAGAAGTCCCTTCAACTCGAACCTTTTTCTAAATCAACTGCTCCTCACCTTCCTTTACTTGCAATAAAACCTAAGCGAAGTTACAGTCTTGCTTGTCACAAAATGTTACGCCAAAGTCACGATCGAATTCCGAAAATAAAGTCACGGTCTAGGTTTAAGTCACGGTTTaggtctaagtcacggtcgaggtctaagtcacggtctagGTATAAGTCACGGTCGAGGTCTAAGACACGGTGTAGGACTAAGTCACGGTCTAGGTCACGGTCGaggtctaagtcacggtcGAGGTCTAAGACACGGTGTAGGACTAAGTCACGGTCTAGGTCTACGTTGCGATCTaggtctaagtcacggtcTAAATCTAACTCACAGTCATTGTCTAAGTCACTGTCAAGATTACAGTCACCGTCTAGAATGAAATCACGATCAAGATCACAGTCGCCGCCAGGAACGGAGTCGCTGTCAAGATTACGGGCACTTTCAAAGTCACAATCAAGATCACAGTCGCCGTCTGGATCGAAGTTACAATCTAACACTAAGTCACGCTCTAGGTCTAAGTCACGTTCTAGATCTAAGTCACGTTCAAGGTCAATTTCAAGTATCGTTGGTGGTGTGTCTTTCGACCTCTCAAGATTTTCGTCAAAATCAAGGTCTAAGTCACGTTCTAGGTCTAAGTCAAAGACAAGGTCAAAGTCAAAGTCACGTTCTAGGTCTAAGTCAAAGACAAGGTCAAAGTCAAAGTCAAGATCTGAGTCAAAGTCAACGTCTAAGTCACGTTCTAGATCTAAGTCAaagtcaaggtcaaagtcACGTTCTATATCGAAGTCAAAGTCAaggtctaagtcacggtctagCTCAAAGTCACGGTCTAGGTCAAAGTCGAGGTCTAGGTCAAAGTCACGGTCTAGGTCTAATTCACGGTCAAGGTCAAAATCACGGTCTAGGACAAAATCACGGTCTAGCTCTAAGTCACGGTCCAGGTGTAATTCACGCTCTAGGTCTAAGTCACGATCTAGATCTAAGTCACGTTCAAGGTCAATTTCAAGTATCGTTGGTGGTGTGTCTTTCGACCTCTCAAGATTTTCGTCAAAATCAAGGTCTAAGTCACGTTCTAGGTCTAAGTCAAAGACAAGGTCAAAGTCAAAGTCACGTTCTAGGTCTAAGTCAAAGACAAGGTCAAAGTCAAAGTCAAGATCTGAGTCAAAGTCAACGTCTAAGTCACGTTCTAGATCTAAGTCAaagtcaaggtcaaagtcACGTTCTATATCGAAGTCAAAGTCAaggtctaagtcacggtctagCTC
Protein-coding sequences here:
- the LOC116418001 gene encoding cysteine-rich, acidic integral membrane protein-like; its protein translation is DFDLDRDFDLDRDLDVDRDLGVDRDLDVDRDLDLERELHLDRDLELDRDFVLDRDLELDRDFDLDRELDLDRDFDLDLDFELDRDLDLDFDFDIERDFDLDFDLDLERDLDVDFDSDLDFDFDLVFDLDLERDFDFDLVFDLDLERDLDLDFDENLERSKDTPPTILEIDLERDLDLDRDLDLERELHLDRDLELDRDFVLDRDFDLDRELDLDRDFDLDLDFDLDRDFELDRDLDLDFDFDIERDFDLDFDLDLERDLDVDFDSDLDFDFDLVFDLDLERDFDFDLVFDLDLERDLDLDFDENLERSKDTPPTILEIDLERDLDLERDLDLERDLVLDCNFDPDGDCDLDCDFESARNLDSDSVPGGDCDLDRDFILDGDCNLDSDLDNDCELDLDRDLDLDRNVDLDRDLVLHRVLDLDRDLDLDRDLDRDLVLHRVLDLDRDLYLDRDLDLDRDLDLNRDLNLDRDFIFGIRS